The following coding sequences lie in one Agrobacterium vitis genomic window:
- a CDS encoding MATE family efflux transporter gives MQTVETLGDADLPRRPPSARTTKSLFRLSLPMFVHSLLTFLVMLSEMLIVSAYSANAAAAVAIVRQVLQVVFEISSMVGIGAVILISHSLGRGDEEGARQIAALAVFTNTLLGLLVGGLLFLGGPVILRILDVPASIVHDASLYLSVAAAAMAFNALATAAIASLRAFGSSRVIVMTGLLLSVIYIGATYVLVLGAGPVPPLGVTGAAYATLGSRIAMALMFGLAVYYTLGLRFVAGPIRARLLLVRRMLVLAFPSVSDYIGYGFYQLVLLGFVAGFGVSSVLSRTYVMLAMTFLILVVMAVSQGNEVLVGYRWGEGRRQDAYRQALRSSLAATVVTMAIALLFWLLSDQYLGLFGQGGEVLELSTYLLLLTIFIQPGFAFNTVLLHSLRAVGDARVPVLVSIGLTWGLGLPLAWLFCVEAGYGVEGVWYALIIEETLKAGFMLSRWHGRGWMRNAIA, from the coding sequence ATGCAGACAGTTGAAACCCTTGGCGATGCGGACCTGCCGCGCCGCCCGCCATCCGCGCGAACGACAAAGTCGCTTTTCCGGCTTAGCCTGCCGATGTTCGTGCATTCGCTGCTGACCTTTCTGGTCATGCTGTCGGAAATGCTGATCGTCAGTGCCTATTCCGCCAATGCGGCAGCGGCGGTGGCGATTGTGCGGCAAGTGCTTCAGGTTGTTTTCGAGATTTCGAGCATGGTCGGGATCGGCGCGGTCATCCTGATATCGCACAGTCTCGGGCGCGGTGACGAGGAGGGCGCGCGGCAGATCGCAGCGCTTGCGGTCTTCACCAATACGCTCCTTGGCCTTTTGGTAGGCGGTCTGCTGTTTCTGGGTGGACCGGTGATCTTGCGGATTCTCGATGTCCCGGCATCAATCGTTCACGATGCAAGTCTTTATCTTTCCGTCGCCGCCGCTGCCATGGCCTTCAATGCGCTTGCCACGGCTGCGATTGCCAGCCTGAGGGCTTTCGGCAGCAGCCGGGTGATTGTGATGACCGGCTTGCTCCTGTCGGTGATTTACATTGGGGCGACCTATGTTCTTGTGCTTGGTGCCGGGCCGGTTCCCCCGCTCGGAGTGACAGGTGCGGCCTATGCAACACTCGGCTCAAGGATTGCAATGGCGCTGATGTTCGGCCTTGCCGTCTATTACACTCTCGGTCTTCGTTTCGTGGCTGGGCCGATCAGGGCGCGGCTCTTGCTCGTGCGGCGGATGCTCGTCCTCGCCTTTCCCAGTGTTTCGGACTATATCGGCTACGGTTTTTACCAGCTTGTCCTGCTCGGCTTTGTTGCGGGCTTCGGCGTCTCAAGTGTCTTGAGCCGCACCTATGTCATGCTGGCCATGACGTTCCTCATCCTTGTCGTCATGGCTGTGAGCCAAGGAAACGAGGTGCTCGTCGGCTATCGCTGGGGCGAAGGCCGACGGCAGGACGCCTATCGTCAGGCGCTGCGCTCCAGCCTTGCCGCAACCGTGGTCACGATGGCAATCGCGCTTCTGTTCTGGCTCTTGTCCGATCAATATCTCGGATTGTTCGGACAGGGCGGTGAGGTTCTGGAACTTTCCACCTACCTTTTGTTGCTGACGATTTTCATCCAGCCCGGCTTCGCCTTCAATACAGTGCTGCTGCATTCGCTCAGGGCTGTCGGCGACGCACGGGTCCCGGTCCTCGTCAGTATCGGGTTGACTTGGGGGCTCGGTCTGCCACTGGCCTGGCTGTTTTGCGTGGAGGCGGGCTATGGGGTCGAAGGTGTCTGGTACGCGCTGATTATTGAGGAGACACTCAAGGCCGGTTTCATGCTTTCGCGCTGGCACGGGCGCGGATGGATGCGCAATGCCATTGCCTGA
- a CDS encoding amino acid adenylation domain-containing protein, whose translation MNSVDPIVALRARVAALSLAEREAFRRQLEARGIAWERVAPEETPQETPRVSTRTGRLPLTPGQKHFWLQQSLYPESSAYHVAYRWRFEGPLDRAALERSLATIVSRHAPLRTAFPVEAGEPWQEVDPNHAFALGFTDLEATGEDGEALALAVATDPFDLSKAPLIRAHLFRQNESDHLLAITLHHIVADGWSRGVLMRELTACYRAYRMGAAPALSPINRDFGDLVLDQHAWLQRPDCERARDYWKQTLADLKPLELPSDRSRSSSVEMTAATVTRVIPVSVSSQVASLASQLGTTPFVVMAAAFSLLLHRYSGERDLSVCVPVAGRDDPDAAGLIGLFTNTLVLRAQLDPRMTFSQWVGAVQERFSDALDHQAFPFPLIAEALGMSRDQRQNPLSQVMFQLQSQDYRAQNAEQIDFGIDGLKVRQQPARLSETKVDLSWYVMERESGYLLNIEYRMAIFDSWRIERMAAHFEVLLGSILQAPNALLPTLAYLSKEEHAAVVALGTPTARPVPDITMHDAIAHVARHQPDAIALESQGRSWTYGELQTDVDALTDTLVSLSVHPGDRVAVSLPGRGQSVIAFLAILKAGAVYVPLDPDHPADRVAYVLEDSGVSLVLTDRADLYPAHRSLDPTRPMPVSDTPAALPPSDPARIAYLLYTSGSTGRPNGVPIGHASLLNHLRSMAVSPGLAPGDRLLAITTPTFDISILEMLLPLSVGATTVLYGQDLLLAPQRLADVLVTDRISHLQATPAYWRMLIDSGWEGLPHLIALCGGEALDAPLARKLIDRTKELWNVYGPTEATIWASALKVTHAHAESGKVPVGGLLDNTHLHVLDAYMQPLPRGIGGELYIGGPCLSPGYWNRPALTAARFVPNPFYDENSPALRLYRTGDAVVRLANSEIEFIGRTDFQVKLRGYRIEIGEIEDKLLRESVVEQAIVTLDAENERLIAYVLVRDWPTTNDGEIERKLRQSLSAQLPRYMVPTAFVLMDEFPLNPNGKVDRKQLPIPQLSTTRTEPVPARNAIEATLLEIWKAVLRREDFGIEDNFFDLGGDSIIGVQIVAKAQAKGLKLEPTQIFELQTIAAQAAVAVAENAVQAIEVQISEVAESGPSFEMTPVQAGMLFHSLMAPASGTYIEQCWCVLEGPLDTDAFKSAWGRVIARHEVLRGACRWLDVERPVMVIAEDVVPEWREADWSGEDAAGQETAFAAWLEADRRRGFTLDAAPLLRFALIRLGTGRHRFVWTFHHLLMDGWCGSLLVGEMLKAYAGESLPAPPPSYRQYVAWRDRQDISSAQAYWSHALADLPQGGLFGETKTGEAAQEAIVEIRRSLDASLATRLTVMARRERLTLATVLQGAWALLLSRYGAEDDVIFGTVLSGRPPDLPDADRMIGLFLNTVPFRARTRPDERVAEWLQGLQSAHRQREKHGHAALADIQRWAGKTADQPLFDTLLIIENLPLSMQAAFAEGTHTLTLTDPGSYERTHYPLSLRVFPGTEIEIALAADPSRLSSTRADRLLRHYETLLSSIADDPQACLGTIEMLHPDERDILLQTGRGPQTQPSVAVHDQIIARAQSKPGKAAVVQVGEGRDSAMSYGDLVLHADALAHHIYQQGIGRGAVVAVYQRRGSALLPSLLAVMRSGAAYLPVDPDYPAERIAYMLADSGAALVLTDLADSERAEMPQDVPVMDPTQIFGGASASFKPAAVQADDLAYILYTSGSTGQPKGVAITHGALANFIASMADRPGIDASDRLLALTTIGFDIAGLELFAPLSQGATVLLTESAIARDGRRLAALIDRVQPSVMQATPAGWRMLIETGWRGARGLRMLCGGEALDSRLAVELLDRGNCLWNLYGPTETTIWSAATEVRREDLNGHSVTVAGPIQNTQLYVLDRRGEPVPPGTPGELHIGGAGLSPGYWGKPGLTADRFIPNPFRRGPQDGYHLYRTGDLVRLAENGALDFLGRIDNQVKLRGYRIELGEVEARLAAHPRVAEAAVLVEDGGAGKQLVAYLRWREPFAGEASAELGPHMADSLPLYMLPSAYVALDAFPLTPNGKVDRRALPACRPKPAQRQTHLPISGEPAATLAAIWREALKLDHVNPGDNFFECGGHSLLVVSLQGVIDKRFGVSIDITAFFQFPTLETMAAHIAQLQAGREGEWSGGDRTLLRQTGRDRLAGRRGLRAERTGA comes from the coding sequence GTGAACTCTGTCGATCCTATTGTGGCGCTGCGCGCCCGCGTTGCGGCGCTCAGTCTTGCGGAACGCGAGGCCTTCCGCCGCCAGCTCGAAGCCCGTGGGATCGCCTGGGAACGGGTGGCCCCGGAAGAGACGCCACAAGAGACGCCAAGGGTGTCAACGCGCACCGGGCGCCTGCCGTTGACACCCGGCCAGAAGCATTTCTGGCTCCAGCAGAGCCTCTATCCCGAGAGTTCTGCGTATCACGTTGCCTATCGCTGGCGGTTTGAGGGGCCGCTTGATCGCGCAGCCCTTGAGCGCAGCCTTGCAACAATTGTCTCCCGGCATGCGCCGCTCAGAACCGCCTTTCCCGTGGAGGCAGGTGAGCCTTGGCAGGAGGTTGATCCGAACCACGCTTTTGCTCTGGGCTTTACCGATCTGGAGGCGACAGGCGAGGATGGTGAGGCGCTGGCGCTGGCTGTTGCGACTGACCCTTTCGATCTCTCAAAGGCACCGCTGATCCGGGCGCATCTCTTCCGGCAGAATGAGAGCGACCATCTGCTGGCGATCACCCTTCATCACATTGTCGCGGATGGCTGGTCACGCGGCGTGCTGATGCGCGAGCTGACGGCCTGCTACCGCGCCTATCGTATGGGTGCCGCGCCCGCGCTTTCGCCCATCAACCGTGATTTTGGTGATCTGGTTCTTGATCAACACGCATGGCTTCAGCGCCCGGATTGCGAACGCGCTCGCGACTACTGGAAACAAACCCTCGCCGATCTCAAGCCGCTGGAATTGCCAAGCGACCGATCCCGCAGCAGCAGCGTTGAGATGACGGCGGCCACCGTGACACGGGTTATTCCCGTCTCGGTGTCGTCGCAGGTCGCCTCGCTTGCCAGCCAGCTTGGAACCACACCTTTTGTGGTGATGGCTGCGGCCTTCTCGCTGCTGCTTCATCGCTACAGTGGCGAGCGGGACCTGTCGGTCTGCGTGCCCGTCGCCGGGCGGGACGATCCGGATGCCGCAGGGCTGATTGGTCTGTTTACCAACACGCTGGTGCTGCGCGCGCAACTTGATCCGCGGATGACGTTTTCGCAGTGGGTCGGGGCGGTTCAGGAGCGGTTCTCGGATGCGCTCGACCATCAGGCATTTCCCTTTCCGCTGATTGCTGAGGCACTTGGCATGAGCCGCGACCAACGGCAGAACCCGCTCTCGCAGGTTATGTTCCAGTTGCAGTCGCAAGATTACCGCGCACAGAATGCCGAGCAGATCGATTTCGGCATCGACGGTCTCAAGGTTCGCCAACAGCCAGCAAGGCTGAGTGAAACAAAGGTCGATCTCAGTTGGTATGTGATGGAGCGGGAATCCGGCTATCTGCTGAACATCGAATATCGCATGGCGATCTTTGATTCATGGCGGATCGAGCGCATGGCCGCCCATTTCGAGGTTTTGCTCGGCTCCATCCTGCAAGCTCCTAATGCTTTGCTGCCAACGCTCGCCTATCTATCAAAGGAAGAGCATGCCGCCGTGGTTGCGCTTGGAACGCCAACCGCGCGGCCCGTGCCTGACATCACCATGCACGACGCAATCGCACACGTGGCCCGGCACCAACCCGATGCGATTGCACTTGAAAGTCAGGGCCGCAGTTGGACCTATGGCGAACTACAGACAGATGTGGACGCACTTACTGACACGCTTGTCAGCCTTTCGGTTCACCCCGGCGATAGGGTCGCCGTTTCGCTGCCGGGCAGGGGGCAATCCGTCATCGCCTTCCTTGCCATTCTGAAAGCGGGTGCGGTCTATGTTCCGCTCGATCCCGATCATCCGGCGGATCGGGTTGCCTATGTGCTTGAGGATTCCGGTGTCAGTCTGGTTTTGACGGACAGGGCAGACCTCTATCCGGCCCATCGCTCCCTTGATCCGACCCGCCCAATGCCGGTGAGCGACACCCCTGCCGCGCTGCCGCCCTCTGATCCCGCGCGCATCGCCTATCTTCTCTACACCAGCGGCAGTACGGGCCGACCGAACGGCGTGCCGATTGGCCATGCAAGCCTGCTCAATCATCTGCGCTCCATGGCCGTCTCGCCGGGGCTTGCGCCCGGTGATCGGCTTTTGGCAATCACCACGCCCACCTTCGACATTTCCATTCTGGAAATGCTTCTGCCGCTCAGCGTCGGCGCGACCACCGTGCTTTACGGCCAAGACCTGCTGCTTGCGCCACAGCGGCTTGCCGACGTGCTTGTCACGGATCGTATCTCGCATTTGCAGGCAACGCCCGCCTATTGGCGCATGTTGATCGACAGTGGCTGGGAGGGATTGCCGCATCTCATCGCCCTTTGCGGCGGCGAGGCGCTGGATGCGCCGCTTGCCCGCAAGCTGATCGACCGCACGAAAGAGTTGTGGAACGTTTATGGGCCAACGGAGGCGACAATCTGGGCAAGCGCGCTGAAGGTCACCCACGCCCACGCGGAAAGCGGCAAAGTGCCCGTTGGTGGCCTTCTCGACAATACCCACCTCCACGTTCTCGACGCCTATATGCAGCCCTTGCCGCGCGGCATTGGCGGCGAACTCTATATCGGTGGGCCGTGCCTCAGCCCCGGTTACTGGAACCGCCCGGCTCTCACAGCCGCGCGCTTCGTGCCGAACCCGTTCTACGATGAAAACAGCCCTGCGCTTAGGCTCTATCGCACCGGCGATGCGGTTGTTCGTCTGGCAAATAGTGAGATCGAATTTATCGGACGCACGGATTTTCAGGTCAAGCTGCGCGGCTACCGCATCGAGATCGGCGAGATCGAAGACAAATTGCTGCGCGAAAGCGTCGTTGAGCAGGCCATCGTCACGCTCGACGCGGAAAACGAGCGGCTGATTGCCTATGTGCTCGTTCGCGATTGGCCGACGACGAACGATGGTGAGATTGAGCGTAAGCTACGCCAGTCGTTGTCTGCGCAATTGCCGCGCTATATGGTGCCGACGGCCTTCGTGCTGATGGATGAATTTCCTCTCAACCCGAACGGTAAGGTGGATCGCAAACAGCTTCCGATCCCCCAACTTTCCACAACGCGTACGGAGCCGGTTCCAGCCCGCAATGCCATTGAGGCGACGCTGCTGGAAATATGGAAGGCCGTGCTGCGGCGCGAGGATTTTGGCATCGAGGATAATTTCTTCGATCTCGGTGGTGACTCCATTATCGGCGTCCAGATCGTCGCGAAGGCACAAGCCAAGGGGCTGAAGCTCGAACCGACCCAGATTTTCGAGTTGCAGACAATTGCAGCACAGGCCGCAGTTGCCGTTGCCGAAAACGCGGTTCAGGCAATTGAGGTTCAGATAAGTGAGGTTGCCGAAAGCGGACCTAGCTTCGAGATGACGCCCGTGCAGGCGGGCATGCTGTTCCACAGTCTGATGGCCCCAGCCTCAGGCACCTATATCGAGCAATGCTGGTGCGTGCTGGAAGGCCCGCTGGATACCGATGCTTTCAAATCGGCGTGGGGGAGGGTGATCGCCCGCCATGAGGTTTTGCGTGGTGCCTGCCGCTGGTTGGATGTCGAGCGGCCAGTCATGGTCATTGCGGAAGATGTTGTGCCCGAATGGCGCGAAGCGGATTGGTCGGGCGAAGACGCGGCAGGGCAGGAGACAGCCTTTGCGGCATGGCTGGAGGCGGATCGCCGCCGTGGCTTTACGCTGGATGCGGCACCCCTTTTGCGGTTTGCGCTGATACGGCTCGGAACTGGCCGCCATCGCTTCGTCTGGACTTTCCACCACCTGTTGATGGATGGCTGGTGCGGCTCGCTGCTTGTCGGCGAAATGTTGAAGGCTTATGCCGGCGAAAGCCTGCCAGCGCCTCCCCCGTCTTATCGGCAATACGTCGCGTGGCGCGACCGGCAGGATATCTCTTCTGCGCAGGCCTATTGGTCGCACGCTCTTGCCGATCTGCCGCAAGGCGGCCTGTTCGGGGAGACGAAAACGGGCGAGGCGGCACAGGAGGCCATTGTCGAGATCCGGCGCAGCCTTGATGCCAGCCTCGCAACGCGGCTGACCGTGATGGCGCGGCGGGAGCGGCTGACGCTGGCGACCGTGTTACAGGGGGCCTGGGCGCTGCTTCTATCGCGCTATGGGGCCGAGGACGATGTGATCTTCGGAACGGTTTTGTCGGGCCGCCCGCCGGACCTGCCAGATGCAGACCGAATGATTGGCCTGTTCCTGAACACGGTGCCGTTCCGCGCCCGCACGCGACCGGATGAGAGGGTGGCCGAATGGCTTCAAGGCCTCCAGTCTGCGCATCGCCAGCGGGAAAAGCACGGGCATGCAGCGCTTGCCGATATTCAGCGCTGGGCTGGCAAGACCGCCGATCAGCCGCTTTTTGACACGTTGCTTATCATCGAGAATCTACCGCTTTCGATGCAGGCTGCTTTCGCGGAAGGAACACACACGCTCACCCTCACCGATCCCGGCAGCTATGAGCGTACGCATTATCCGCTGTCGCTCCGGGTCTTTCCCGGGACCGAGATTGAGATTGCGCTTGCCGCGGACCCATCCCGTCTGTCATCCACAAGAGCGGATCGTCTGCTGCGCCATTACGAGACTTTGCTCTCATCCATCGCTGATGATCCGCAAGCCTGCCTTGGCACAATCGAGATGCTTCATCCCGATGAGCGAGACATCCTGCTCCAGACGGGCCGAGGTCCGCAGACGCAGCCAAGTGTGGCGGTTCACGACCAGATCATCGCGCGGGCGCAAAGCAAACCGGGCAAAGCCGCCGTCGTTCAGGTGGGTGAGGGCCGCGACAGCGCCATGTCCTATGGCGATCTCGTCCTTCACGCGGATGCTCTTGCCCATCACATTTACCAGCAAGGCATTGGCCGGGGCGCGGTCGTTGCGGTCTATCAGCGGCGTGGAAGCGCATTGCTGCCCTCACTGCTGGCCGTCATGCGGTCGGGTGCTGCCTATCTGCCTGTTGATCCCGACTATCCGGCAGAGCGCATTGCCTACATGCTGGCCGATTCCGGTGCAGCGCTGGTGCTAACGGATCTTGCGGACAGTGAGCGGGCGGAGATGCCGCAAGATGTTCCGGTGATGGACCCGACCCAGATATTCGGCGGTGCGTCGGCATCCTTCAAACCTGCTGCGGTTCAGGCCGATGATCTCGCCTACATTCTTTATACCAGCGGCAGCACCGGCCAGCCCAAGGGCGTGGCAATTACCCATGGTGCCCTTGCCAATTTCATCGCGTCCATGGCCGACAGGCCCGGGATCGATGCGAGCGACCGCCTGCTGGCGCTGACCACGATTGGCTTCGACATTGCGGGGCTGGAATTGTTCGCCCCTCTTTCGCAAGGCGCAACAGTGCTGCTTACTGAGAGCGCCATTGCCCGCGATGGTCGGCGTCTTGCCGCGCTGATCGATCGTGTGCAGCCGAGTGTCATGCAGGCAACGCCCGCCGGGTGGCGCATGCTGATCGAGACGGGGTGGCGCGGAGCGAGGGGGCTTCGCATGCTGTGCGGCGGCGAGGCGCTGGACAGCCGTCTGGCAGTCGAGTTACTGGATCGGGGCAATTGCCTGTGGAATCTTTACGGTCCAACCGAGACAACCATCTGGTCTGCGGCCACTGAGGTGCGGCGTGAAGACCTCAATGGCCACAGTGTCACGGTTGCTGGCCCCATTCAGAACACCCAACTCTATGTTCTCGACCGGCGCGGGGAACCCGTGCCACCGGGCACGCCGGGAGAATTGCACATCGGCGGTGCGGGATTGAGCCCGGGCTACTGGGGCAAACCCGGCCTGACGGCAGACAGGTTCATCCCCAACCCTTTCCGGCGTGGTCCGCAGGACGGCTACCATCTGTACCGCACTGGCGACCTTGTGCGCTTGGCGGAGAATGGCGCGCTCGATTTTCTCGGACGGATCGACAATCAGGTGAAGCTGCGTGGCTATCGCATCGAACTCGGGGAGGTCGAGGCAAGGCTTGCGGCCCATCCTCGCGTTGCCGAAGCGGCAGTGCTTGTCGAAGATGGCGGTGCTGGCAAGCAGCTTGTCGCCTATCTGCGTTGGCGAGAGCCATTTGCCGGGGAGGCGAGCGCGGAGCTTGGACCCCATATGGCCGACAGCCTGCCGCTCTACATGCTGCCATCGGCCTATGTCGCGCTTGATGCCTTCCCGCTGACGCCAAACGGCAAGGTTGATCGCCGCGCACTTCCGGCCTGCCGACCAAAACCGGCACAGCGGCAAACGCACCTGCCGATCTCCGGCGAACCCGCGGCAACGCTTGCCGCAATCTGGCGAGAGGCGCTTAAACTCGACCACGTCAATCCGGGGGACAATTTCTTCGAATGCGGCGGCCATTCGCTGCTTGTTGTCTCTTTGCAGGGTGTGATCGACAAGCGTTTTGGAGTATCGATTGATATTACGGCCTTTTTCCAGTTTCCGACGCTGGAAACAATGGCCGCCCATATCGCGCAGCTCCAAGCCGGTCGTGAAGGCGAATGGTCTGGAGGTGATCGAACCCTCTTGCGCCAGACGGGTCGCGATCGCCTTGCAGGTCGCCGTGGCCTGCGGGCCGAACGCACAGGTGCCTGA
- a CDS encoding Rrf2 family transcriptional regulator produces the protein MTKHPAQHLAQEVGATRDHAYQVVALLVRNGFLTSDRGPGGGLRLARDPKDIKLADVLRITQPDLDSNAQEPEPGTLKGQPLLDGIVAAASSFLVRLLDRFTVADLVASPDSSAIACLECSLVTARPARERLMRLPVPQLSPADDSLETDA, from the coding sequence TTGACGAAGCACCCTGCCCAGCATCTGGCGCAAGAGGTCGGCGCGACGAGGGATCATGCCTATCAAGTCGTCGCTCTTCTGGTCCGCAACGGGTTTCTCACCAGCGATCGCGGGCCGGGCGGTGGCCTTCGCCTTGCGCGTGATCCCAAGGACATCAAGCTCGCCGACGTGCTGCGGATCACCCAGCCGGACCTCGACAGCAACGCGCAAGAGCCTGAACCCGGGACTCTCAAAGGGCAGCCCTTGCTTGACGGCATCGTTGCAGCGGCCTCGTCCTTTCTTGTCAGGCTGCTCGACCGTTTCACTGTCGCGGACCTCGTGGCCTCGCCCGATAGCTCCGCTATCGCTTGTCTCGAGTGTAGCCTCGTGACCGCCCGCCCGGCTCGCGAGCGTTTGATGCGGTTGCCCGTGCCCCAGTTGTCCCCCGCAGACGACAGTCTGGAAACCGACGCCTGA
- a CDS encoding LLM class flavin-dependent oxidoreductase — protein MKFSLFYFDGDGSATNGDSYRLLMDSARFADDNGLSALWVPERHFHAFGGLYPNPSMIHAALAMVTKKVQLRSGSIVLPLHHPVRVAEEIAVVDNLSQGRVGVAIASGWTRNEFVLSREPHGSRRSLMWRSYDQVTKLLAGETLTFEDAEGNAVEAKTLPRPVQPRVPFWVACQSMETFVEAGRRGINVLTALLGETLESLTPKIAAYRRSLEKNGFDPAAGTVSIMVHTYLGGDVETVKANVKGPFSDYLRTHYHLLEGLARSMGLDIALENFSRDDLDSLIEFGVEGFIKGRSLIGTPESTAETVQALAAAGIDEIACLIDFVQDYDLVMGGLPHLARLARQHAPQPTIAEAV, from the coding sequence ATGAAATTCAGCCTCTTCTATTTCGATGGCGATGGCTCCGCTACGAACGGTGACAGCTATCGGCTGCTGATGGACAGCGCACGGTTTGCCGATGACAATGGCCTGAGCGCACTCTGGGTGCCGGAGCGCCATTTCCATGCCTTCGGCGGCCTCTATCCCAATCCGTCGATGATCCATGCCGCACTGGCCATGGTGACGAAGAAGGTGCAATTGCGCTCCGGCAGCATTGTTCTGCCGCTCCATCATCCCGTGCGCGTGGCAGAAGAAATTGCCGTCGTGGACAATCTCTCGCAAGGCCGTGTGGGTGTGGCGATTGCGTCGGGCTGGACGCGCAACGAATTCGTGCTGTCGCGTGAGCCGCATGGCAGCCGCCGCAGCCTGATGTGGCGGAGCTATGATCAGGTCACCAAGCTGCTTGCTGGCGAGACGCTGACCTTTGAGGATGCGGAAGGCAATGCCGTTGAGGCAAAGACACTGCCGCGCCCGGTGCAACCGCGCGTGCCTTTCTGGGTGGCGTGCCAGTCCATGGAAACCTTTGTGGAAGCGGGCCGTCGCGGCATCAACGTGCTGACGGCGCTGCTCGGTGAGACATTGGAAAGCCTGACACCCAAGATCGCCGCCTACCGCCGGTCGCTGGAAAAGAACGGTTTTGATCCGGCTGCGGGCACCGTGAGCATTATGGTGCACACCTATCTCGGCGGTGATGTCGAAACCGTGAAAGCCAATGTCAAAGGCCCCTTCAGCGATTATCTCAGAACCCATTATCATCTGCTCGAAGGGCTGGCCCGCAGCATGGGTCTTGATATCGCGCTCGAGAATTTCAGCCGGGACGATCTCGACAGCCTGATCGAGTTCGGGGTTGAGGGCTTCATCAAGGGCCGCTCGCTCATCGGCACGCCGGAAAGCACCGCAGAGACAGTGCAGGCGCTGGCTGCGGCGGGGATCGATGAAATCGCATGCCTGATCGACTTCGTGCAGGATTACGATCTCGTCATGGGCGGTCTGCCGCATCTCGCGCGGCTTGCGCGCCAGCATGCGCCGCAGCCGACCATCGCCGAAGCCGTATAG